In the Balaenoptera musculus isolate JJ_BM4_2016_0621 chromosome 2, mBalMus1.pri.v3, whole genome shotgun sequence genome, ctccccctctctatgtatgtgtgtgtgtgtttatatatgtatgtattatatatacatatataacatacatatgtatgtgctcttaatatatgtatatattctcaatatgtgtatatattatgctCTCAAAtgtatatatggcatatatatgtatatacaaacacGTATATACTCCTAATATTTGATATACAAATCCAAATAACTTGACAGACAGATGATgcgtaggtagatagatagatatcccTTCTCTCTATGTGCCACTGTACATGCCTTAGTATATTACCATGGGCAAATGACGAAACCATTTATTTACACATGAtatctcacctgtaaaacaggatttaaaaataactgtaccTACCCCATAGaattgttgaaagaattaaatggGAAAGTTCATGTTAAGTACTTAACATAGTGTCAGGTCAATACAAGATAGCTATTGTTATTAACTACtatctattgttattattattactgctaataataattaaattacttgcccagcaaaaaaggaaatactttgGTATTTAGAGAGGAAGTCTGCATTTTAGCAAAGCAATTCTAGGTCTCTGAAAGGCCAGTCTTTTCTGTCCTCTTGCTTTGGTTTTAGGAAGAAACTTTATCTCTGCTTATTTGGCCGCAGGCACTGTTCAAAGAGTCCCAAACAAAGTAATGCAATTTTAGACTCCAAGTCCGAATACTTCTGTCTTTGATAGGGAATGTATTGGGTGGAAGTCTTATGAAGGACTCTTCTTTGTGTCATTAGGTTGAGACGGCCTTATTTCATTTGTACGTATTTTGTTTCCTCaaaatgctttcctttctttccatgtGGCACCAACATAGCACAGAGTGCACAGATCACTATGACCCCTTTCCAGTTAACGAGGCTGATGAGAACCGGCCCCATTTCCAGGGCGTGACTGGTCTGCGGAACCTGGGCAACACATGCTACATGAATGCCATCTTACAGTGTCTCTGCAGCATCTCACCACTGGTGGAATACTTTCTCTCTGGAAAGTACATTACCGCTCTTCAAAAGTAAGACCATTTGCCATCCCTGCAGCCGGGCCCTCACCCCTGCTCTCCAAGGTGAGGTTAGGGAAGGGACCCTCTGGAGTCCCTATGAAGGGCTAAACCagttaggagaggctgcagtgcCCCAGATCCCATTTCTAGGGTGAGTAAAACGGGAAGGTCAACCAAGAAATGGATGAAGCTTTGTTTGGGGTCTGATGCCACATGCTTAGCCAGAatcatttcccttccttcttccaagGGATTGCAGTGAGGTTGCCACTGCTTTTGCCTATGTGATGACAGATATGTGGCTTGGAGACTCTGACTGTGTCTCACCAGAAATATTTTGGTCAGCTCTTGGCAAACTCTACCCAGCATTTATGAAAAAGACGCAGCAAGATGCTCAGGAATTCTTGATTTATGTCCTGAATGAACTTCATGAAACTCTGAAAAAGGTAAGTAGAATTAATGGCCTTGAAATAGACCTTTAGCTGTATCAGCAACTTtcacttttcattctttcatttgttcagtcAGTATTGCCTACTCTGTGCTGAGCACAGGTGCTGGGGTCACTATGGGGAGCATTCAGGTTAGTATTTGAATGGGCCTGTATTTCCCAAACTTAGCTgtttatcagaatcacctggagagattTTATGGCACAGCTTCTTAGGCCCTCTGGTGTTATTGAATTAGAATGTCTGGGTTGTCTTCTGGGAAAACTCACTTGGGATTTCCAGTAATCAGCAGGTGTGGGGACCACTGGTCTAGTTCCCTTTGCGGTAACATCTGCTTTGAGTATTTTTTTAGagtgaaaattacatttttttataaaaatatattcctcatgaggtataatatataaaatttacaacTTAAAACAAGTGTTCTTGGTAGTTACAAACCCGAGGAAATATTAAGCTTGGTGTGAGGTGAAAGGACAGATCTGTAAACTGCAGTTTCATCTTTATACTAAATGTGCCTAACCTGAGTTCTTCACTGGATTAGGACATACATTGAATAAAACATGAAATTGCCAGCTACTAAGGAGGTTGCCTTTAATTATAAGACTCACTACCTTCAGCCTTGATCTGAGACCCACACTCTCCAAAGATATGCCCTAGACTTTATGCAGTGTCTTTGTGCTGCTGTTAGCTTACCTCATAGCCAGGAGACACTTATCACGAAAGACCACAAACTATTACTGTTAATTCCTCTCATCTGCAATCCTCagctccatttttaatttttactgagatattcacagcagcacttttTTTAGCCAGAGGGGAGGGTGATGGTCAGTAAAAATCACTGAGGTCCTCATCTGCAGCCAGTCTGAAATAAATAGCATTCTGGTTCTCAAGGTTAAACTTGGAGTTAGAGGCATCAAACTACTGTCAGGTGGAAGACACGGGCAGGTGGGTGTGATGAAAGAAGCAGCCAAAGCGGAGCCTGGTGCACAGTTCCAAAGCAGAGCTGACTGTGGAGCTAAAGCGCCTtcagaatgtatattctgctgagGCTGTAGAATCACGGGTCAGGGTGTGCTCCCGGAAATACTGTTCCTGAGCACCAGCTAGATTCAAATCAGGCTACAAGGCTAGTGAAATCGGGCTGCCTTTGGAGTTTAAgatttgctctttaaaaaaatttttttctaacaataaAAGAAGAGGCTACGGAACATAACCTGAAGGGACTGGAGGAGAGATCCAATTCCTTTATCTTACCTCTAGATCAGCTTGCATGACCGGAAGCTAGTTTGCAGCTTACCCTCTTCCCAGGAAAAACTGCCTGCAGGACCCTATATCACATTATCATTTACTGTCAGTTTATGGCACCATGGACATGTGTTTTACCAGGGTTAGGGTGTCCTCATTCCTCAGCTTCACTTAAAGAGGGAAATAACTGAATTATCAGAAATCACACATATTATATGCTCTTAAGAAGATCTTATTCTGTTTATTGTCTGAATCCAAAACTAAGTGGTTTTGGGTAGCATTCTGTTAGAAAAATCAGgtcattctattaaaaaaattttgataacCAGTAGTTGATTTGGGGTAAATTTGTTCCTTTATTCAGTACCACCGAAGAAGAGCATATGAAAAAAGATCTATTCCGAGATTCTGCAGGAAGATGATTGCCAACGAGTCCTCCATCATCACCCGGCTGTTTGAAGGGCAGCTCAATTATAGCATCATATGTTTAAAGTGTGAGAACTGTACCTACAAGAATGAAGTCTTCAccgtcctctccctccccattccATCCAAATACGAGTGCTCTCTTCAGGTAGGGATTCTTACTCCTGGAGacttcttttgtctttctctacCCCAGCCCTGGGTTTTCCCAAGGCTGTTTCCTACATTTTCTAGTATGAGGGGAGCTactttataacttaaaaaaattggaGACCCGTGATGAAAACGTTTTGTAGAAAAGTGACATACAGCCAAAAGTTACTATGAATTCAGATGTATCTCTAAATGTGCTCAATGAAAGAGCCTCACTGTAAAACTGGAAAGATGGGTGGGCTTTATTCAGTCTATTGAGATGGCTTGGTGCATATAGGGAGTTTAcacttataaaaattttatggcCCTTTCTCATCCCAGAGGTCTGTAGGTACATATTAGGAAATGACTTTGACTCTTATTCTTGAGCTCTTATGTTTTGGACAAAAGCTGAGGAATCTGGGGGGAAAGATAGAATGGAATAGTGCCTTAGTTTACCTCTCAAATTTTCTTTACCATAATACCAAAAGTTAATCTGTAAACGGAGGAGTGGTGGGAGTGGGTGGAAGGTGGCAGTAAAAGCCAGGGAACTGTGAGGAGGCAGGGAGCAATAAGTTTCCTTGCAGgaaaacacacatttatatttttcttcttaaattgcTAAAAGTCTTCAAGTACCAGAGTTAGAGAAAATAATCCTACTACTTATTCAGAACTGGGCTTTGTTCTCAGCTCAAACTGCTAAACACTACTGAAGATAATTCCAAAGCCTCTAAGTGAGGTGCTGGCAATCTGTGCTCATCTTCCTCTTTAGGTTAATGGTTTGCAGAGTGGGGAGCCTGGCTGGTTGAGGATGTCTCCTGTGGGCATGAGATCTAATTCCCTCTGTTCTGCTGTCTTTATTATGGGCCACCCCCAAATACAGGGATATGGTCATTTTTCAGTCCCCAGATCACTTTTCTGATGAGATGAGTAACTTAAAGCAGCTGCCTGACTTGGTTAGTGGAAATTGCATAGTTGGTATTATTCTGAAACAaaccagaaatgttaaaatgctGATTCAGAGATTAGAAATGAGATGGACATTTGGATCTATTTCGGTAACTCAGTGAGAAGGCAGCACCTCCTTTGCCAGGTGGACTATATCCAAGCTGCAGCTTGCGGCGCTGGCATCTCTTGGACTTAACTTGGAGAAAAGCACCGAGGATTACATTTCCGCAGCTCTTTCAAAGTTCTAATATAGACAGGACCCCAGGTTGCAGTGGATTCAGTTTGGTCACCAAATGCTTTTTTCCTCAACAGGACTGTCTCCAGTGTTTTTTTCAACAAGACACACTGACCTGGAACAACCAAATTTACTGTTCCTTTTGCGAAACCAAGCAAGAAACAGCTGTGAAGGCCAGTATTTCTAAAGCACCAAAAATAATTGTCTTTCACTTAAAAAGGTATGGATTTTGACATTTTGTGAGCAGATTTTTTGAACAGCTTTATcatgatataattcacataccatgcaattcacctatttaagtgtacaattcaatggtgttgaatatattacattaattttttaaaaatctgtggtaaaatatatataacaaaattttccatcttaaccattttaagtatatagtttcactggcattaattacattcacagtattgtgcatcgatttttcaaaactttttcatcaccctcaacagaaactctggaaccattaagcaataactccccattcctcttccctcccagcccctggtaacctccagtctactttctgtgtctataaatttgcctgttctgatacttcatataagtgtaGTCACACaccatttgtcctttttttttttttaaattttgtagctactttatttatttatttatttatttatttttggctgtgttgggtcttcggttcgtgcgagggctttctctagttacggcaagtgggggccactcttcatcgcggtgcggggccgctcttcatcgcggtgcgcgggcctttcactatcgcggcccctcccgccgcggggcacaggctccagacgcgcaggctcagtagttgtggctcacgggcccagctgctccgtggcatgtgggatcttcccagaccagggctcgaacccgtgtcccctgcattagcaggcagattctcaaccactgcgccaccagggaagccccccatttgtCCTTTTTGctggcctatttcacttagcatgtttccaaggttcatccttgttgtGACGTGTACCagaagttcattcctttttatagctgaataatactcTATCGTATGTATGTACATCatattttgtttgtctgttcaactgtcgatggacatttggcaCTCACTttgagtgcttttaaaaaataaatttccgggcttccctggtggcgcggtggttgagagtctgcctgccagtgcaggggacacgggttcgagccctggtctgggaagatcccacatgccacggagcaactgggcccgtgagccacaattactgagcctgcgcgtctggagcctgtgctccgcaacaagagaggccgcgatagtgagaggcccgcgcaccgcgatgaagagtggtccccacttgccgcaactagagaaagccctcgcacagaaacgaagacccaacacagccataaataaataaataaataagtaagtaaaaattaaaaaaaataaataaatttcctataaagatgttataaaataaataaataaataaattccctaGCTCTACCCTTGGGGATTCTGTTCGCACAGGTCTGAGGTGGAATCTAAGCAtcactatttaaatttttaacaccCCCCCACCACACTGTgctcagttattatttttattttttatttttaaatttatttttggctgcattgggtctttgttgctgtgcgggctttctctagttgtggagcatgggttgcggtgcgcaggcttattgtggtggcttctcttgttgcggagcacaggctctagggcacacgggcttcagtagttgtggctcgtgggctctagagcacaggctcagtagttgtggcacgtgagctcagtagttgtggcccgtgggctctagggcgcaggctcagtagttgtggcgcacgggcttagttgctccgcggcatgtgggatcttcccgggccagggctcgaacccgtgtcccctgcattggcgggcagattcttaaccactgtgccaccagggaagtcccagtttttatttttaaaagttacaaatctacagaaaatttgaaaaggtATATAATGAATACCCATATACCCTAGAATCTTCATTAGTTGGTGCCACTTTGCcacatttccttttgttcttcctgtctgtctctttctccctccagccctcccttccATTTTATTAGCTGAACCGTCTAAAGTAAGATGCAAACACCATGGCATTTCATGCTTACATACTTCAGCATGTATCACCTGAGAAtaggacattctcctacataatcACAACACCATTATCATATAGCCCAAgaaatttaacaataattttatatCACCCAAGATACAGTCCATATCTAAATTCCCCCATCCCCAAAATATCTTTCATAACTTTTCTTCCAATCTAGCATCCAGTCAAGGGTCATACATTGCATTTGGCtgtctctttagtttcttttaatctagaagaatccttccctcttttttcatatttaaacatttttttctcattttgagtttgtttagATTATGTCACCCATCCTGGATTTGTCTAATTGTTTCCCCATAGTTAGATTCaggctaaacttttttttttttagcaagaatTTGCCATAGCTGATGTTATGGACTCGTCATTACATTACATCAGGAGGCAAATCATAAAAGTTTGTCCCACTATTGGTAATGTTAAGTTTGATCACTTAGTTAAGGTAGTGACTATAAGATCTCACCATTTTAAGGTATAGTAGTTTTCCCCTCTGTAACTAGTATCACtctggactcatggatatttttaaacttaattggTTTAATATCCATTACTATTATCATTCTTCTCCATGTTCAAATTATTCTAAGTTGGCCAGTGGGATCCCCTTCAAGCCAGCTCCTGTGACCCCATTAGTTAATTTAAGTTtacttacatatataaaatgtatccTTCTTTTATatagttctatgaattttgataaatgtaatGTAACCATCACTGCCAACAGAGATtctttccatcaccccaaaaagtttTCTCATGTTCCTTTATAATCAATTCCttctcccaccctcagcccctaGAAACTTCTGATCTGATTTCCATCTttattgccttttccagaatgtcatatgttataccatatgtggccttttgagtttggcttctttcacttagcacaatgagATTAATCCATGTTGTGAAATGTAGTCATGGTTCCTTCCTTTTGATTGCTGTGTAGTATACCCTTTTATGAATGTACCAAAATTGTTGATCCATTCActagttgatgaacatttgagttgtttccagtttggggcagaTATGAATACAGCTGGTATAAATTTTGCATATAGGTTTCTGTGTGGATATAAGTCTTTGTTTCTTCTGAGATGATACCTAggcatgggattgctgggtcatatgatatgATATTCCCTTAGTTTTTGCAAACAAGAtttcttgctttctggcacaGGAAAATCTCAGCCTCACCCAGTAATTTCCCTTCCCCCGACCTAAACCAGCTGTTTTTCCAAAATGAacataatttattctttaaaaagctcTGGGGTGATTCTGATATTAACTCAGATTTGGGAACTGCTGATCTGTATAACACATAGAGAATGTGACAAgattttcacaaaattttatcttattaaagatatattaaaacCTCCAAGTTGGAAAACAGGACACTGCGAAGACAGTGTGTGCTGAAATCAACATAAGGAAAAGCTGAGTCAGCTTGGTTAGAGTGAACAGCATCAGATGGAGGGAAGACTTCTGGAAGTTATCAATGTGATTTCTACTCCCCCCGATGCTGAGCTTGGCtttatccctttctttttctcccgcTAGATTGACTCTACCCTGTCTCACTCCCTGACTCAGGCTCTTGGCCCACTTCAGCCTCAGTTTTGGCTGTGGAGATTCAAATATAtgtagataagaaaaaaataatttatgtataggTCTACACCAAATAATCTTTCCAAGAAATTACTTTTAACTATACTTGGAACTTGTGAAGGTATGTGGACTTCATGAGTGGTTCACAAACTTACTTTCTATTTTACACATTTATTATATCTCTGCAGGTTTGACATCCTGGGTACAATGAAAAGGAAACTGAGCACAGATATTCATTACCCGCTCACTAACTTGGACCTTACTCCTTACATTTGTCCAGTTTTTCGGAAACATCCTAAATATAACCTCTGTGCAGTGGTGGTGAGTAAAATACTGAAACTATTTAAAGTAACACAGGTTTAAAGAAAACTGTAGAATTATCTGCTTGAATGACTACTACTTCTATCTCTCCCTGACTTCTCCTATACTgccctttttaaaacaaaatatagagCCTGGAAACTCCCTGCTTTGACCTTGAACAGTAGTAGAGCAGTGAAAGAATACATGAAAGAATACAATGTCCTCTATGCTGCCTCCCCACTGTCCCTCTACTCTATAATACTacagagtatttatttattagtatttataCTAATAAATAATACTATAACAATAGTGGAGAGAGGCTATTTCAGATCTAGGGACATTTGTGAGCTGTGCTCTGGGGGCAGCAGAAGTCGGTTCCAGTAGCTTTATGTTGAATAATCATGAGCCCCTCTACGGTGAAAGCCCCAAACACGAGGTACATGGTAGTCATAGACTCACTGCCTGTGTGCATCAGTCCTAAGGAAACTCTGGGGGTTCCCTCTGGCTCTAAATCAACTGTCATcattgaaggaaagaaagcatggaGTATAATTCAGACCAAATCGTCTAGAACTTCCCACAGCATCAACCACCCCAAGCACCAGGCCATTTTCTGGGTTTCTATTCTGGATCACAGTGTTAAAGATCTGCTTCAGAACATTCAGATTTCAGTTGAACCTGGAGGTCCAGTTGTGTCCAATGTCAGATGGGCGGGGCTCCCCCTGGAGCCCAGTATGATTCACCAGAGCCCTCCAGGGTACTGAAGTCTAATTTCCCTTTTTGGCTTATCActgaattaatataaaatgttgatCCCACTGGTCTTTCTCTTTAACATCTCTCAGAACCATacttcaaacttaaaaaaaatatccttctttactttttcctttttacttcaaGCCTTGACATTCTCCTTTCTAATTTATCCTGCCCTTAAACATGATTTTCCTTCTCTCACTCGCCAATTTGGAAATCTAGAGTGACATCCTCTTCCCTATCATAATAGACTCTAATGTGAATTCCAAAATGATACGTCCCCCccatattttactgttttaacaTCTCATTATAAGTGTTTCTGCttcaaaaaaaatccaaaagcagaattattaaaaattatgtggTAATTATCTACAGTTACATAAAAAGAGTCACCCAAGCTTCCTATAAATTCTTAATCCTTTTAGTGTTTAAATTATTAGTTAATTGAAGGGTAAAAATTGGttttgaaagagaaatatatCTAGAATTTGCTGCAAACTGATGATTGATCAGAAACAAGAACTAAGCATCTTAGAAACTACAATGTATGGTCATAGGGAAAGGTCATCCATAGCTCTGTTACTCAAGGTGTCGTCCCCAGGAGACACCTGTTAGGAATAAggaatctcaggctccaccccacaTTTACTGACTAGAAACTTGCATTTTATCAAGATCCCCATGTGATTCGAATGCATATGGAAGTTTGAGAAGTACTCAGCTAGACCAGAAGGGAAGGATTACCTCCACACCACCCTTGACAGAGATTTATCCAGTTTTTGAATAAGCCCTTAAAGAGCTTCCTGCTTTATAAGGAAGGCTCTTTATCTGCCAgatttgtttggtttattttacAAACATATAGTGCTtgctatgtaccaagcactgttccaagcactttatGCATTACcaatcatttaatccttatgtaGCCCTGTGAAgtgtaggcactattattatccccatcttacagaatGGGAAACAGGAACAGAGGTTAAATAATCTGCTCCAATCTACTGCCTAcaaagggcagagccaggacctgaagccaggcaggctggctccaaACTGTCCTGCTCTCACTGCCATGTTATGCTGCCTCTGATTGTTAACTTGTCTCTCTGTATGGGGCACAAATCTACCTTCGTCCTTGTAACTCCTTCCATTTGTCCTAATTCTGTCCTCTGAGGTAGTAATAGTAATATGTACGTGGATTTTTGGTTAACAAATGCTTGTACATATGTGTTAGTTAAACAGAACACATTCTTCTTTCTTATACATGATGacccttcaaatatttgaaaatagtgATCATACACCAACAGTGTTTACCTCCTTCAACGCTTTTCAGATGATTGGCTTctagaaaaacttttttaaattatgaaatatttcggGCACAGAAAACAGAATACAGTAAGTGTGCACACAGATGTTAAGAATAGAATATTGTAGAAAACATCAAGCCCCTGTGTATCTTTAAcaaccccactcctctcccttctctgtcctgAATTTGGAGGGAATTATACCCatgcattctttcatatgtgtcTGTACTATACTTTCACACTTTTATCACACATGTGTGATATAGTGTGTTTTGCGTGTTTTATAAATCTAGTATCATTAACTGTACATATCCTTCTGTAACTTTTTTCCTCAGcattatttttatgatattaatcCATAGTGATATATTAGCTTTAGTGCATACATTTACCTGCATTTACTAATTCGTTGtgtctatttatttatcatttctccTGTTgctggacagttaggttgtttccagcaTTCTGCTCCTACAACTTTGTATAATGCATTGTCATGTGCTAACACATGAAACtttatatatacgtgtgtgtgtgtatgttctcCCAGATCACATTTTGAAGATA is a window encoding:
- the USP50 gene encoding inactive ubiquitin carboxyl-terminal hydrolase 50, which gives rise to MASRQPFTADDFSIYYVLTECTDHYDPFPVNEADENRPHFQGVTGLRNLGNTCYMNAILQCLCSISPLVEYFLSGKYITALQKDCSEVATAFAYVMTDMWLGDSDCVSPEIFWSALGKLYPAFMKKTQQDAQEFLIYVLNELHETLKKYHRRRAYEKRSIPRFCRKMIANESSIITRLFEGQLNYSIICLKCENCTYKNEVFTVLSLPIPSKYECSLQDCLQCFFQQDTLTWNNQIYCSFCETKQETAVKASISKAPKIIVFHLKRFDILGTMKRKLSTDIHYPLTNLDLTPYICPVFRKHPKYNLCAVVNHFGDLDGGHYTAFCKNSVTHAWYNFDDTRASEIPDTSVQTATAYLLFYSCQPFSIPIQKRKS